One Desulfobulbus propionicus DSM 2032 DNA segment encodes these proteins:
- a CDS encoding histone deacetylase family protein: MENEPAITLITDPAFCRHDTGGGDHPEAPERMQVITDRLMQGHLAGRIRTFAPRPATRAQLLTFHTEGWLFRFEEAVLSGRTYIDHPDNQVGYESFDIATLSAGAGLVGVDRIERQPGTVVFCQTRPPGHHAEPNQPYGFCFFNNCVIAARYWQQEYSRRRVCVFDFDAHHGNGIQTAFEQEADTAYISIHEHPSFSYPGTGWAEDKGVGPGKGTILNLPLPPGAGAEQVLRLFPKIRNFLDTIRPDALIVGAGFDAHRQDDMSGLAFTVDLYRRLGNFVTELARDYTQGRVLSILEGGYFLEKLGVCVEAYLSGLVETDE; the protein is encoded by the coding sequence ATGGAAAACGAGCCTGCCATTACCCTCATCACCGACCCCGCTTTTTGCCGGCACGATACCGGCGGCGGTGATCATCCGGAAGCGCCCGAGCGGATGCAGGTGATCACTGACCGGCTCATGCAGGGACACCTGGCCGGGCGCATCCGCACCTTCGCCCCCCGTCCGGCCACCCGTGCCCAACTGCTGACCTTCCATACCGAGGGCTGGTTGTTTCGCTTCGAGGAGGCGGTGCTCTCCGGTCGCACCTATATCGACCATCCCGACAATCAAGTGGGCTACGAATCCTTTGACATCGCCACCCTGTCCGCTGGTGCCGGCCTGGTCGGGGTGGACAGGATCGAGCGCCAGCCGGGAACGGTGGTCTTCTGCCAGACCCGGCCACCGGGCCATCACGCCGAACCCAACCAGCCCTATGGATTCTGTTTTTTCAACAACTGCGTGATCGCCGCCCGTTACTGGCAGCAGGAGTACAGCCGCCGCCGGGTGTGCGTGTTCGATTTCGACGCCCACCACGGCAACGGCATCCAGACCGCTTTCGAGCAAGAGGCGGACACCGCCTATATATCGATTCACGAGCATCCCAGCTTCAGCTATCCCGGAACCGGCTGGGCCGAGGACAAGGGGGTCGGTCCCGGCAAGGGCACCATCCTCAATCTGCCGTTGCCCCCCGGCGCCGGCGCGGAGCAAGTACTGCGTCTTTTTCCCAAGATCAGAAATTTTCTCGACACCATCCGGCCCGATGCCCTGATCGTCGGCGCCGGATTCGACGCCCACCGCCAGGACGACATGTCGGGCCTGGCCTTCACCGTCGATCTCTATCGGCGGCTGGGCAACTTTGTGACGGAACTCGCCCGCGACTACACCCAAGGGCGCGTGCTCTCGATCCTTGAGGGCGGATATTTTCTTGAAAAACTTGGTGTTTGCGTTGAAGCCTATTTGTCCGGGCTTGTGGAGACCGATGAATGA
- a CDS encoding Mut7-C RNAse domain-containing protein produces the protein MTKFTPGTLDMTACYHFHGDLVTLLRRRWRTTQPIVQPVSRAASIKDVIESFGVPHTEVERIACDGQPTDFSHLVRAGQHFDIHPITAPWDVTRPTPLRPEPLTGIRFIVDGNVGRLGRYLRMAGFDTLYDPRWDSKTLLGCLGEQPRIVLTRDLDLLKRKQVVFGRYIRADKPVGQLREVLALFGLGRWPRPFARCLDCNTPLEPVDKQRIVHRLEPLTRRYFERFTFCPHCDKIYWAGSHVERMKADLAVPDSMADQ, from the coding sequence TTGACGAAATTCACGCCGGGAACACTCGACATGACCGCATGCTATCACTTTCATGGCGACCTCGTCACCCTGCTGCGACGGCGTTGGCGGACCACCCAGCCGATTGTCCAGCCGGTCAGCCGCGCGGCCTCGATCAAGGATGTGATCGAATCCTTCGGGGTGCCGCATACCGAGGTTGAACGGATCGCCTGCGATGGACAACCGACGGATTTTTCCCATCTGGTGCGGGCCGGCCAGCATTTTGACATCCATCCGATAACCGCCCCCTGGGACGTGACCCGGCCAACCCCGCTGCGGCCCGAGCCCTTGACGGGCATCCGGTTCATCGTTGACGGCAATGTCGGCCGGCTGGGCCGCTATCTGCGGATGGCCGGATTCGACACGCTCTACGATCCGCGATGGGACAGCAAAACCCTGCTGGGGTGCCTGGGCGAACAGCCTCGCATCGTCCTGACCCGCGATCTGGATCTGTTGAAACGCAAACAGGTGGTGTTTGGCCGGTACATCCGCGCCGACAAGCCTGTCGGGCAGCTGCGGGAAGTGCTTGCCTTGTTCGGCCTCGGCAGGTGGCCGCGGCCCTTTGCCCGTTGCCTCGACTGCAACACCCCGCTTGAGCCGGTGGACAAACAACGGATTGTCCATCGCCTCGAACCCCTCACCCGGCGCTACTTCGAGCGATTCACCTTTTGTCCGCACTGCGACAAGATTTACTGGGCCGGCAGTCATGTCGAGCGCATGAAGGCGGATCTGGCAGTTCCCGACAGCATGGCTGACCAATAA
- a CDS encoding DUF2325 domain-containing protein: MEATASSVRATHRKKIWHIDSCYKCALIGTCLSRNELRKLARDRLFAAEPDADDYQLHAHFIRISDQEDVQGKALHKYLEKKYRAASKKYLRVADDEAIKTLWDEDMAEGRVDSAWWAIMTHPHVSARLTAKLYGDLHMLSHERAINGHRGRTTITALRAKVDMLEEVIGSERQLFRREKRQLGEAISALRRQLAVLADNVRTQEQRDANQADQQLIADLRQHNNGLCGQIDALNEQLDTARQQFTSANDRLRELEEHNSRLEHHAAEQAREIASLEGLLFRQLSREPDPCLHCADHNTSKCPGPNLCGKTVLYVGGLHKLVPHYRQLVEQFGGRFLHHDGGKEASRNLLPKLLSTADAVLCPIDCVSHDACNCVKKMCKRYQKPFVLMRGAGLSALARGLNQIVQ, translated from the coding sequence ATGGAAGCGACTGCATCAAGTGTCCGCGCCACGCACCGCAAAAAAATCTGGCATATCGACAGCTGCTACAAATGTGCCCTGATCGGCACCTGCCTGAGCCGCAATGAATTGCGCAAACTAGCCCGCGATCGTCTGTTCGCGGCTGAACCCGACGCCGACGATTACCAGCTCCACGCCCATTTCATCAGGATATCCGACCAGGAGGACGTGCAAGGCAAAGCTTTACACAAATACCTGGAAAAAAAATACCGGGCCGCGAGCAAGAAATACCTGCGGGTTGCCGACGACGAGGCCATCAAGACCCTCTGGGACGAGGATATGGCCGAAGGCCGGGTGGACAGCGCCTGGTGGGCGATCATGACCCATCCGCATGTCTCGGCGCGACTGACGGCCAAGCTGTACGGCGATCTTCACATGCTGAGCCATGAGCGCGCCATCAATGGCCACAGAGGCCGGACAACGATCACCGCCCTGCGTGCCAAGGTCGACATGCTGGAGGAGGTGATCGGCTCGGAGCGGCAGTTATTCCGCCGGGAAAAGCGGCAGCTGGGCGAGGCAATCAGCGCACTGCGCCGGCAGCTCGCCGTACTTGCCGACAATGTCCGCACCCAGGAGCAGCGGGACGCGAACCAGGCGGATCAGCAGCTGATCGCCGACCTACGCCAACACAACAACGGACTCTGCGGCCAAATCGATGCGCTGAACGAGCAGTTGGACACTGCCCGGCAACAGTTCACATCAGCCAACGACCGGCTGCGCGAGCTGGAGGAACACAACAGCCGGCTGGAACACCATGCGGCCGAACAGGCGCGGGAAATCGCCTCGCTGGAAGGCCTGCTATTCCGGCAGCTGAGCCGCGAACCCGATCCCTGCCTCCACTGCGCCGACCACAACACCAGCAAATGTCCAGGGCCGAATCTCTGCGGCAAGACCGTGCTCTATGTCGGCGGGCTGCACAAACTGGTTCCCCATTACCGCCAACTGGTCGAACAGTTCGGCGGTCGCTTTCTCCATCATGACGGCGGCAAGGAGGCCTCGCGCAACCTGCTGCCCAAACTGCTGAGCACCGCCGACGCCGTGCTCTGCCCCATTGACTGCGTCAGTCACGACGCCTGCAACTGCGTCAAGAAAATGTGCAAACGTTACCAGAAACCCTTTGTCCTCATGCGCGGCGCCGGGCTGTCGGCGCTGGCCAGGGGGCTCAACCAAATCGTTCAATAA
- a CDS encoding universal stress protein: MHDVRHILVPVDLQQHTERLVEFALRIADKLGAQVTIAHVVEEVEYRSDYDSASFEEFEARIRAEAERKMAAVLKQCPRSSPQCTGTLLFGRAADCIVAFARDNAVDMIIMATHGAKGIEKILLGSVADRVLKRAHCPTLVFNPYRGEQGYQVTLNPENSR, translated from the coding sequence ATGCATGACGTTCGACACATTCTTGTCCCGGTGGATTTGCAGCAGCACACCGAGCGATTGGTGGAGTTTGCTCTTCGGATAGCGGATAAACTGGGGGCACAGGTGACCATTGCCCATGTGGTGGAAGAGGTGGAATACCGTTCGGATTACGATTCCGCCTCCTTTGAGGAATTCGAGGCGCGAATCCGTGCGGAAGCGGAACGAAAGATGGCCGCGGTTCTCAAACAATGCCCGCGCTCCTCTCCTCAATGTACGGGAACGTTGCTATTTGGTCGGGCGGCGGACTGCATCGTGGCCTTTGCCAGGGACAATGCTGTCGACATGATCATCATGGCGACGCATGGGGCCAAGGGTATTGAGAAGATCCTGCTTGGCAGCGTTGCAGACAGGGTGCTGAAACGGGCCCATTGTCCGACACTGGTCTTCAATCCCTATCGCGGTGAACAGGGCTACCAGGTCACTTTGAACCCGGAAAACAGCCGGTGA
- a CDS encoding Lon protease family protein translates to MPITRLTASELRLTIAPETLGFTDTSELADHTVPWIGQERAEIAARFGLDMRQADYNLFVLGEVGSGRSSLLKQAMHTAAANRPTPPDLCYLHNFDAPERPHALRLPAGQGRLLRQSMARMVKALITEIPQQLDGPDFRMESERIEKAYKEEESKAFTALEAFGEARNFTLRQESGQMLFTLRGKKGHAMTEEEMLALPKEQRAAINQAEQELLAEINRYFEQTRPLERQMHDALAALRRQTVKPLLERAIGAIRAGLDVETADTDKLDASLDQVSTDILDNLELFKPLETEDDLRKEALNAVLSRYRVNLIVDNGGMHGAPVIVEDNPLFRSLFGSIEYQSENEVLVTDFSRIRAGSLLKAHGGFLMLHLRDLLADGLVWEKLRRFLRSGRLQIEEPGTAFAPIAAVSLEPESVDIDVKIVLIGSRPLYYALQEGDPEFARRFRVKVDFADRFTAADHTHRASAVFVAHVCRQRGLPHFTAAAVARLLEHGHRQAEDRSRQSAIFGHAEALIMESATLCQQRNGGLVEAADVDAALAARILRHDYPEQRMREAIAEGEVLITVRGERIGQLNGLSVVDLGDHRFGFPTRVTARTYAGEDGLINIEREVEMSGPIHDKGVFILHNYLAALFARNAPLTFNASIVFEQEYSGVEGDSASCAELYALLSSLSGLPLRQGIAVTGALNQHGEVLPVGGINEKIEGYFRICASAGLDGSQGVLIPWRNRRHLMLDQCVVDAVSQGLFHIHTAEHVDEGLELLTGVIAGQANRNGVYPKGTVLGQAQQALLAFRRACQAVERRQGK, encoded by the coding sequence ATGCCGATAACCCGCCTGACCGCCAGCGAACTGCGCCTCACCATCGCCCCCGAAACCCTGGGATTTACCGACACCTCCGAACTGGCGGACCACACCGTGCCGTGGATCGGTCAGGAGCGGGCCGAAATCGCCGCCCGATTCGGCCTGGACATGCGGCAGGCGGACTACAACCTGTTTGTCCTCGGCGAGGTGGGCAGCGGCCGGTCCTCGCTGCTCAAACAGGCGATGCACACAGCGGCCGCCAACCGGCCCACACCGCCGGACCTGTGTTATCTGCACAACTTCGACGCGCCGGAGCGGCCCCACGCCCTGCGCCTGCCCGCCGGCCAGGGTCGCCTGCTGCGCCAGTCGATGGCCCGGATGGTCAAGGCCTTGATCACCGAGATCCCCCAGCAGCTCGATGGGCCGGACTTCAGGATGGAAAGCGAGCGGATCGAAAAAGCCTACAAGGAGGAGGAAAGCAAGGCGTTCACCGCCCTCGAGGCCTTCGGCGAAGCCCGCAATTTCACCCTCCGCCAGGAATCCGGCCAAATGTTGTTCACCTTGCGCGGCAAGAAGGGACACGCCATGACCGAGGAGGAAATGCTGGCGCTGCCCAAGGAGCAGCGCGCGGCGATCAACCAGGCGGAACAGGAACTGCTGGCCGAGATCAACCGTTATTTCGAGCAAACCCGCCCGCTGGAGCGGCAAATGCATGACGCCCTGGCCGCACTGCGCCGTCAGACCGTCAAGCCGTTGCTGGAGCGGGCAATTGGAGCGATACGCGCCGGCCTCGATGTGGAAACGGCCGACACGGACAAGCTCGATGCCTCCCTCGACCAGGTCAGCACCGATATCCTCGACAACCTGGAACTGTTCAAGCCCTTGGAAACCGAGGATGACCTGCGCAAGGAAGCGCTGAACGCCGTGCTCTCCCGCTACCGGGTCAACCTGATCGTGGACAACGGGGGCATGCACGGGGCGCCTGTGATCGTCGAGGACAACCCCCTGTTCCGCTCGCTGTTCGGCAGCATTGAATACCAATCGGAAAACGAGGTGCTGGTGACCGATTTTTCCCGCATCCGCGCCGGCAGCCTGCTCAAGGCCCATGGCGGTTTTCTCATGCTCCATCTGCGCGACCTGCTGGCCGATGGCCTGGTATGGGAAAAACTGCGGCGCTTTCTCCGCAGTGGCCGATTGCAAATCGAGGAGCCGGGCACCGCCTTTGCCCCGATCGCCGCGGTTTCCCTGGAGCCCGAGTCGGTGGATATCGATGTGAAAATTGTCCTTATCGGTTCCCGGCCCCTCTATTACGCCCTCCAGGAGGGCGATCCCGAGTTTGCCCGCCGATTCCGGGTCAAGGTGGATTTCGCCGATCGGTTCACTGCCGCCGACCATACGCACCGCGCATCGGCGGTCTTTGTGGCCCACGTCTGCCGCCAACGCGGCCTGCCCCATTTCACCGCCGCCGCCGTGGCCCGACTGCTGGAACACGGTCATCGTCAGGCCGAGGATCGTTCACGGCAAAGCGCCATCTTCGGCCATGCCGAGGCCCTGATCATGGAGAGTGCAACCCTGTGCCAGCAGCGGAATGGTGGCCTGGTCGAGGCGGCGGATGTGGATGCGGCCCTGGCGGCGCGCATCCTGCGCCACGATTATCCCGAGCAGCGGATGCGGGAAGCCATTGCCGAGGGCGAGGTGCTGATCACTGTACGGGGCGAGCGGATCGGCCAGCTCAACGGTCTGAGCGTGGTCGATCTGGGCGATCACCGTTTCGGCTTTCCCACCCGCGTCACCGCCCGCACCTACGCCGGCGAGGACGGCCTGATCAACATCGAGCGCGAGGTGGAGATGTCCGGCCCGATCCACGACAAGGGCGTGTTCATCCTCCACAACTACCTGGCGGCCCTGTTTGCCCGTAACGCTCCCCTGACCTTCAACGCCTCCATCGTCTTCGAGCAGGAATACAGCGGCGTCGAGGGCGACTCCGCCTCCTGCGCCGAACTGTATGCCCTGCTCTCCTCCCTGTCCGGCCTGCCCCTCAGACAGGGCATAGCGGTCACCGGCGCCCTCAACCAGCACGGTGAGGTGTTGCCCGTGGGCGGCATTAACGAAAAAATCGAGGGGTATTTTCGCATCTGCGCCAGTGCCGGACTTGACGGCAGCCAGGGGGTATTGATCCCCTGGCGCAACCGCCGCCACCTGATGCTCGACCAGTGCGTGGTCGATGCCGTGAGCCAGGGCCTGTTCCACATCCACACGGCCGAGCATGTCGACGAAGGGCTGGAACTGCTCACCGGGGTGATCGCCGGCCAGGCCAACCGCAACGGTGTCTACCCGAAAGGCACGGTGCTCGGCCAGGCGCAGCAAGCCCTGCTGGCTTTCCGCCGCGCCTGTCAGGCGGTGGAGCGGCGGCAGGGCAAATAG